Proteins from a single region of Apis mellifera strain DH4 linkage group LG7, Amel_HAv3.1, whole genome shotgun sequence:
- the LOC725708 gene encoding uncharacterized protein LOC725708, which translates to MPKRKNHKRSRHKFLYQSQETLLQNSDTSDEIDYAENKYISLQKKSRSSERLLHQRSPESVLFESEQPDLSYYDDLSPEIVPRFRRIKLDLNGSDKHEAGENSNKSEKEVVAKINQANNLFKQNTDVSGKECFLLDKTLSMNQEIKLEMNNCKFLQEKKSFSRIKFNDYTTEVRSPKSSYRFSCGYTSEPTKFSNFNSESESQNEFHNFLDEFQTMISTCDSVSQYEEKRNSRDRVKIINEKIEQDSDGNRSNNWSECRQILSNLRYLSNIKVRTGNQEFFGNRVQTNSFSCYTSSSLTSNETSNERINKHYSVEDEKINNKVDENYTDTKSSSTRIRARSITPCSGSPPPAKRCRTTLKFDDEVEAEGSQKPVDSATDLLQMEKKNVQNYFCPNTTITKTIWSSNSSESPTTLILDLPVMSDSGSCSRCFQEPIDFNKKCTCTSFQQSKPFQKLQFAKKPIAKIVLFCVWMIKKITTIMKEAYENFKRIVSTFISTRQQMKEFNQVIITLRSENEQMINKFLEKITCLSEQITQVCAGNSTAIATLTAEVISIQELSKKLTGNNETLMQELKTLHQMLKDMQSRSPKKSLALPPLPPPPPPLPSLPPPIPSISISSIPSAAPPPPPPPPPPPPPPPPPPPPQSSFLQISSHKSPIITPTTPNNDRNIRSPSRKCSTPLFNRPAITVEDLLKVTLKKAPQNFKENRRNTIPGPKGPVVSLDMLRSVKLKSARRRTTDQIIRSPRSGRIIKTRTAPSLSLSPITKNSENSLGRILKQVEINKRGPRRLLSSSSNFRENIIGKDNQLSGVDTKNNNSQSMTALQKSIIVD; encoded by the exons atgccaAAACGGAAGAATCACAAACGATCTCgacacaaatttttatatcaatctcAAGAaactttattacaaaattcagATACTTCTGACGAGATCGATTAtgcagaaaataaatatatctctttGCAGAAAAAGTCGAGATCATCGGAACGACTTTTGCATCAACGATCCCCAGAATCTGTACTGTTCGAATCTGAGCAACCTGATTTATCGTACTACGATGATTTAAGTCCAGAAATCGTGCCACGATttcgtcgaataaaattagatttaaatggATCGGACAAACATGAGGCGGGAGAGAACAgcaataaaagtgaaaaagaagTAGTGGCTAAAATAAATCAAGCAAATAATCTGTTTAAACAGAATACCGATGTATCTGGGAAAGAATGCTTTCTATTAGACAAAACTCTATCGATGAatcaggaaataaaattagaaatgaacAATTGTAAGTTTTTGCAAGAGAAAAAGTCATTTTCAAGgattaaatttaacgattaTACTACCGAAGTTCGTTCTCCAAAATCATCTTATCGCTTCTCTTGTGGTTATACCTCGGAACcaacaaaattttctaattttaattcagaatCAGAATctcaaaatgaatttcataattttttagacgAATTTCAAACGATGATTTCTACGTGCGATTCTGTGAGCCAATACGAGGAGAAACGTAATAGTAGAGATagagttaaaataataaacgaaaaaattgaGCAAGATTCAGATGGGAATCGATCCAATAATTGGAGCGAGTGCAGGCagattctttcaaatttacgatatttaaGTAACATTAAAGTGCGGACAGGGAATCAAGAATTCTTTGGAAATCGCGTTCaaacaaattcattttcttgttACACTTCTTCGTCGTTAACTTCGAATGAGACTTCGAACGAACGTATCAATAAGCATTATTCCGTAGAAGATGAGAAGATCAATAATAAGGTCGATGAAAATTACACAGACACGAAAAGCTCTTCAACGAGGATTAGAGCTCGATCGATCACTCCTTGCAGTGGTTCACCTCCTCCTGCGAAAAGATGCCGGACCACGCTCAAATTCGACGACGAAGTGGAGGCAGAAGGATCGCAAAAACCCGTAGATTCCGCTACCGATTTATTGcagatggaaaagaaaaatgttcagAATTACTTTTGCCCGAATACAACGATCACAAAAACCATTTGGAGCAGCAACAGTTCAGAATCCCCGACCACTTTGATTTTGGATCTTCCAGTTATGTCCGATTCTGGCAGCTGTAGCAGATGCTTTCAAGaa cctattgattttaataaaaaatgcacGTGTACCAGTTTTCAGCAAAGCAAGCCATTTCAAAAACttcaatttgcaaaaaaaccTATTGCTAAAATTGTTCTGTTTTGTGTttggatgataaaaaaaataacaactaTAATGAAAGAA gcttatgaaaattttaagcgAATTGTTTCAACGTTTATATCAACGAGACAACAAATGAAAGAATTCAATCAAGTTATCATAACATTACGCTCAGAGAATGAACAGATGATCAACAAATTTTTGGAGAAAATTACCTGTTTGTCTGAACAAATTACTCAA GTGTGTGCAGGTAATTCAACCGCTATTGCCACTTTAACTGCAGAAGTAATCAGTATACAAGAGCTGAGTAAAAAGTTGACCGGAAATAACGAGACGTTGATGCAAGAACTGAAAACGTTGCACCAAATGCTGAAGGATATGCAATCGAGATCTCCGAAGAAATCACTAGCACTaccaccactaccaccaccaccaccacctctCCCATCTCTTCCACCCCCTATaccatcaatttcaatatcatcCATCCCATCAgctgctcctcctcctcctcctcctcctcctccaccgcctcctcctcctcctccccctccaccACCACAATCAtcgtttcttcaaatttcgTCGCACAAGTCGCCGATCATCACGCCAACCACTCCGAACAACGATAGAAACATCAGGTCGCCCTCGAGAAAGTGCTCGACACCGCTGTTTAACAGGCCAGCTATAACTGTCGAGGATTTGCTGAAGGTGACCCTAAAAAAAGCACCGCAAAACTTTAAG gaGAATAGAAGAAACACGATACCAGGACCAAAGGGACCCGTCGTTTCCTTAGACATGTTACGCAgtgtgaaattaaaatctgcCAGGCGCAGAACGACTGATCAAATCATAAGGTCTCCAAGGAGCggacgaataattaaaacgcgTACAGCGCCGAGTCTCAGTTTGTCTCCGATTACGAAAAACTCGGAGAACTCACTGGGTCGAATTCTGAAACAGgtggaaattaataaacgtGGCCCAAGGCGTCTATTGTCGAGCTCGTCAAATTTTCGCGAAAATATTATTGGGAAAGATAATCAATTATCGGGCGTAGATacgaaaaataacaattcgcAATCTATGACTGCGTTACAGAAGTCGATAATCGTAGATTAA
- the LOC408950 gene encoding malate dehydrogenase, mitochondrial, producing the protein MLPQYLKPILNVTQQGAKRLSTSAKCNAKVAILGASGGIGQPLSLLMKQSPLVTELSLYDVVNTPGVAADLSHMDTPAKVKAYTGPEELKDALKGTQVVIIPAGVPRKPGMTRDDLFSTNASIVRDLTQAIAEASPKAFIAIISNPVNSTVPIASEVLKKAGVYDPNRVFGVTTLDIVRANTFIAEAKGLNPQNVSVPVIGGHSGVTIIPLISQTKPSVSFPEDKVKALTMRIQEAGTEVVKAKAGTGSATLSMAYAGARFGFSLIKALNGERITEYCYVKSDVCDTKYFSTAVVLGKAGIEKNLGIGNLNAYEKELLNAAIPELKKNVEKGEKFMNK; encoded by the exons ATGTTGCCACAATATTTGAAACCTATTTTGAATGTTACTCAACAAGGAGCGAAACGACTATCTACCAGCGCCaaa tgcAATGCCAAGGTTGCAATTCTCGGAGCAAGCGGAGGAATTGGCCAACCGCTCTCATTACTTATGAAACAATCTCCTCTTGTAAccgaattatcattatatgatGTCGTAAATACACCAGGTGTCGCTGCTGATCTGTCGCACATGGATACACCGGCAAAAGTAAAAGCGTATACTGGTCCggaagaattaaaagatgCACTTAAAGGAACGCag gtaGTCATAATTCCTGCCGGTGTTCCACGTAAACCAGGAATGACTAGAGATGATCTTTTTTCTACAAACGCCTCGATAGTAAGAGATCTTACACAGGCTATAGCAGAAGCATCACCAAAAGCTTTTATTGCCATTATTTCAAATCCAGTTAATAGTACCGTGCCAATTGCCAGTGAAGTGTTGAAAAAAGCTGGCGTTTACGACCCCAATAGAGTATTTGGTGTAACAACTCTCGATATTGTCAGAGCAAATACATTCATTGCCGAAGCCAAA ggCTTGAATCCACAAAATGTCTCAGTGCCAGTTATCGGTGGTCATAGTGGTGTCACTATTATTCCTTTAATTTCACAAACTAAACCTTCAGTTTCTTTTCCAGAGGATAAAGTGAAAGCTCTTACTATGAGAATTCAAGAGGCTGGTACAGAAGTTGTTAAAGCCAAGGCTGGCACAGGTTCTGCCACTCTTTCAATGGCATATGCTGGTGCACGATTTGGTTTTTCCTTGATCAAAGCACTTAATGGAGAACGTATTACAGAATACTGTTATGTCAAATCTGATGTTTGTGACACCAAATATTTCTCAACAGCCGTTGTTTTGGGT aaaGCAGGAATTGAGAAGAATCTTGGTATTGGAAACCTCAATGCATATGAAAAAGAACTATTAAATGCAGCGATCCCAGAGCTCAAGAAGAATGttgaaaagggagaaaaatttatgaataagtga
- the LOC411231 gene encoding general transcription factor IIH subunit 3, which produces MSNEIETSLLIIILDVNPVQRIIKQETRILTQCLDSTIVFANAHLMQSSNNQLAVIACHSHGAKFLYPCEDALEIRQIDGQYEKFTMIELTVRQQLQKVINEITSNKILNGESLISGALTMALCYIARLEREKIAGEKLYSRILVITASNDSATQYMNYMNIFFTAQKMGVILDVCSLDQELTLLQQGCDITGGNYLKVPQLNGLLQYLLWIFLPDPNVRSKLVFPPPVKVDYRAACFCHQELIDIGYVCSICLSIFCKFSPICTTCHTVFKMPGPIPIKMKKKKKNVDIVH; this is translated from the exons ATGTCAAATG aaatagagacaagtttattaataataatattagatgtaAATCCAGtgcaaagaattataaaacaagaaaCAAGAATATTGACACAATGTTTGGATTCTACTATTGTTTTTGCCAATGCTCATTTAATGCAGTCATCTAATAATCAACTTGCAGTAATAGCATGCCATAGTCATGGAGCAAAGTTTTTATATCCTTGTGAAGATGCATTAGAAATTAGACAAATTGATGgacaatatgaaaaatttactatGATTGAACTCACTGTAAGACAACAATTACAAAAAGTTATCAATGAAAttacttcaaataaaatattaaatggtgAAAGTTTAATATCTGGAGCATTGACTATGGCATTGTGTTATATTGCAAGgttggaaagagaaaagattgcCGGTGAAAAATTATACTCAAGAATTCTTGTGATCACAGCAAGTAATGATTCAGCAAcacaatatatgaattatatgaatatattttttacagctCAAAAAATG ggAGTAATATTGGATGTATGTAGTTTAGATCAAGAATTAACTTTACTTCAACAAGGTTGTGATATTACTGggggaaattatttaaaagttccTCAGTTAAAtggattattacaatatttattg tggATATTTTTACCAGATCCAAATGTTAGATCAAAATTAGTATTCCCACCACCTGTAAAGGTAGATTATAGAGCAGCATGTTTTTGCCATcaagaattaattgatattggcTATGTATGCTCTATATGTTTATcaa tattttgtaaatttagtCCAATATGCACAACTTGCCA CACAGTATTCAAAATGCCAGGACCTATAcctataaaaatgaagaaaaagaaaaagaatgtagATATTGttcattaa
- the LOC725762 gene encoding dynein light chain 1, axonemal-like: protein MFYINLLVLTLKATTCKEAIQRWEEKTGLAANEEKEIILSFQWPPIEKMDNNLAGLTAVEKLSLSTNMIEKITGISALKNLKILSLGRNQIKTFSGLEAVGEHLEELWISYNLIEKIKGVNVLKALKVLYMSNNLVKDWAEFNRLQEIPLLEDLLFVNNPICESMDVESWRSQATKRLPKLKKLDAIPVV, encoded by the exons atgttttatattaatttattagtacTA ACTCTTAAAGCAACAACTTGTAAGGAAGCTATTCAGCGATGGGAAGAAAAGACAGGTCTAGCTGccaatgaagaaaaagaaattattttgtccTTTCAATGGCCGCCGATtgaaaaaatggataataatttaGCAGGACTTACTGCTGTAGa aaaactATCTCTCTCAACaaatatgatagaaaaaatcACTGGTATCagtgcattaaaaaatttaaaaatcctaTCTTTGGGTCGCaatcaaattaaaacattCTCTGGATTAGAAGCAGTTGGAGAACATTTAGAAGAATTATGGATATCATATaatctaattgaaaaaattaaaggtgTGAATGTATTAAAAGCATTAAAAGTGCTTTATATGTCGAATAATTTGGTAAAAGATTGGGCTGAATTTAATCGTTTGCAAGAAATTCCGCTTCtcgaagatttattattcgtcAATAATCCTATCTGTGAAAGTATGGATGTAGAATCTTGGCGCAGCCAAGCAACTAAAAGACTACCAAAACTAAAAAAACTCGATGCTATACCggttgtataa
- the LOC411230 gene encoding zinc finger protein ZPR1, translating to MAEDQKQNIEEKTKPIFRNLTADDPEPETTEIESLCMNCEQNGVTRLLLTKIPYYKDIVVMSFDCEHCGFQNNEIQNSGKIAEKGIRITLQIKTARDLNRQVVKSDYTCIKIPSLDFEIPSRSQKGEITTIEGIIERTINGLEQDQPERRKKYATAAFQIDEFLEKLKKLKSLEQPFIMIFEDISGECYVENPKAPLKDEEYSIIQFKRTKEQDHILGIYTENSEDTLLKPIKEGEYTLEQIEGEVLSFRTNCPECNCPCETNMKLTNIPHFKEVVIMATVCDSCGHRTNEVKSGGGIEPMGVKIEVTIIGKEDFSRDLLKSETCHMQIPELELEIGPAALGGRFTTIEGILVAIKEQLSSSTAFSGDSSDPETVKRMEIFISHLNEVLEGKRKITLILDDPAGNSYIQSLSNEGLDNGLKITKYERSFDQNEELGLNDMKVEDY from the exons ATGGCAGAAGAtcagaaacaaaatattgaagaaaaaacgaaACCAATATTTCGCAATTTGACGGCTGATGATCCAGAACCAGAAACGACAGAGATAGAAAGTCTCTGCATGAATTGTGAACAAAAT GGTGTTACCAGATTATTGTTAACAAAGATTccatattataaagatattgtgGTAATGTCCTTTGATTGTGAACATTGTggttttcaaaataatgaaatacaaaatagtggaaaaattgcagaaaaaggaattagaataacattacaaattaaaactgCAAGAGATTTGAATCGTCAAGTGGTTAAGTCAGATTATACCTGTATAAAAATTCCTTCtttagattttgaaattcCTTCTAGATCACAAAAAGGAGAGATCACAACAATTGAAGGAATTATAGAAAGAACTATTAATGGATTAGAACAAGATCAAcctgaaagaagaaaaaagtatgcAACTGCTGCATTTCAAATTGATGAATTtcttgagaaattaaaaaaacttaaatcttTAGAACAACCTTTCATTATGATATTTGAAGATATATCAGGTGAATGTTATGTAGAAAATCCAAAAGCTCCATTAAAAGATGaagaatatagtataatacaatttaaaagaacaaaagaaCAAGATCATATTTTAGGAATTTATACTGAAAATTCAGAAGATACTTTGTTAAAACCTATAAAGGAAGGAGAATATACTTTAGAACAAATCGAGGGAGAAGTACTTTCTTTTCGAACAAATTGTCCAGAATGCAATTGCCCATGTGAaactaatatgaaattaacCA atattccaCATTTTAAAGAAGTTGTAATTATGGCAACAGTTTGTGATTCTTGTGGACATAGAACAAACGAAGTTAAGAGTGGTGGAGGTATTGAACCTATGGGAGTAAAAATAGAAGTAACAATCATAGGAAAAGAAGATTTCAGTCGCGATTTGTTAAAGTCTGAAACTTGTCATATGCAAATACCAGAATTGGAATTAGAAATTGGTCCTGCTGCTTTAGGAGGACGTTTTACTACTATAGAAGGCATTTTAGTAGCTATTAAAGAACAATTATCATCATCAACAGCTTTTAGCGGTGATAGTAGTGATCCAGAAACTGTTAAACGGATGGAAATTTTCATATCTCATTTAAATGAAGTTTTGGAAGGAAAGCGAAAGATTACACTTATATTAGATGATCCAGCGGGTAATAGTTACATTCAAAGCCTTTCTAATGAAGGTTTAGATAAtggtttaaaaattactaaatatgAAAGAAGTTTTGATCAGAATGAAGAACTGGGATTAAATGACATGAAAGttgaagattattaa